A single region of the Raphanus sativus cultivar WK10039 chromosome 1, ASM80110v3, whole genome shotgun sequence genome encodes:
- the LOC108842049 gene encoding pentatricopeptide repeat-containing protein At1g26900, mitochondrial isoform X1, translating into MASAITFRIYALRRMSLYTTTATSTRIARVESPLFQKLIEDLRCCREVAQVSRIHGYMVKTGIDKDDFTVSKLIASSSLQDIRYASSIFENVSNTNLFMFNTMLRGYSISDDPERAFPVFNQLRAEFSTLDRFSFIPTLKSCARELCSRFGEGVHGIVLRSGFIPFTDLRNALLRFYCVSGRINDARKLFDEMLDTVDAISFTTLMNGYLQVSKPALALYLFTDMRRSDIIVNDSTLLSFLSATGELGDLLGAESAYGFSIKTGLDLKLHLITALIGMYGKIGDMSSARRIFDSAASKDVVIWNCMIDQYAKMGLLEECLWLLRQMKYEQVKPNSSTFVGLLSSCASYEASSVGQSVGDLVEEERVVLDAVLGTALVDMYAKLGMLDKAVEIFNRMKNKDVKSWTAMISGYGAHGLAREAINIFYKMEDESIKVKPNKITFLVVLNACSHGGLVMEGITCFKRMVEVYRFIPEVEHYGCVVDLLGRAGQLEEAYELIKNLPITSDSTAWRALLAACRVYGNVDLGGLVRTKLVEMGERNFADAVLLAGTHAVAGNPQGRQYLLDNELYKEKKEAGYSAIEIEWRTEATCGLRIYSPVLER; encoded by the coding sequence ATGGCATCGGCGATAACGTTTCGCATATACGCGTTGCGTCGTATGAGTCTATacacaacaacagcaacatcaACAAGAATAGCACGCGTTGAATCTCCACTGTTCCAGAAACTTATCGAAGACCTAAGGTGTTGCAGAGAGGTCGCCCAAGTTTCTCGAATCCATGGCTACATGGTGAAAACAGGAATCGACAAGGACGATTTCACAGTGAGCAAGCTCATTGCTTCCTCCTCTCTTCAAGATATCCGATACGCCTCCTCGATCTTCGAGAATGTCTCCAACACCAATCTCTTCATGTTCAACACAATGCTCAGAGGTTATTCTATCAGCGACGACCCAGAGCGAGCCTTTCCTGTTTTTAACCAATTGAGAGCTGAATTTTCCACTTTGGATCGCTTCTCGTTCATCCCAACTTTGAAATCATGCGCTCGTGAATTGTGTAGTAGGTTCGGTGAGGGTGTGCATGGGATCGTATTGAGATCTGGGTTCATACCGTTTACCGATTTGAGAAACGCTCTTCTTCGTTTTTACTGTGTTTCTGGGAGGATCAATGATGCTCGGAAACTGTTCGACGAAATGCTGGACACGGTTGATGCTATTTCGTTTACTACTTTGATGAATGGGTATCTTCAAGTTTCTAAGCCCGCGTTGGCTTTGTATTTGTTCACGGATATGCGGAGAAGTGATATCATTGTTAATGATAGTACGCTGCTTAGCTTTCTTTCGGCTACCGGTGAGCTTGGAGACTTGTTAGGAGCAGAATCTGCTTATGGGTTTTCTATCAAGACTGGCCTTGATCTTAAGTTGCATTTAATCACTGCTTTGATAGGTATGTACGGCAAAATTGGGGATATGAGTTCAGCGCGCAGGATCTTTGATTCTGCTGCAAGCAAGGACGTTGTTATCTGGAATTGTATGATTGACCAGTATGCCAAAATGGGTCTACTTGAAGAGTGTTTATGGCTACTGAGGCAGATGAAGTATGAACAAGTGAAACCAAATTCATCTACGTTTGTTGGGCTGTTGTCTTCCTGTGCGAGCTACGAAGCATCATCAGTAGGACAGAGCGTTGGAGACTTGGTGGAAGAGGAAAGAGTAGTTTTGGATGCAGTACTCGGAACCGCACTCGTTGATATGTATGCAAAACTAGGGATGCTTGACAAAGCTGTTGAAATTTTTAATAGGATGAAGAACAAGGATGTCAAGTCTTGGACCGCAATGATCTCGGGTTACGGAGCGCATGGACTAGCAAGAGAAgcaataaatattttctataagaTGGAGGACGAGAGCATCAAAGTGAAGCCCAATAAGATTACTTTCTTGGTTGTGTTGAATGCTTGTAGCCATGGAGGTCTGGTGATGGAAGGAATCACATGCTTTAAGAGGATGGTTGAGGTATACCGCTTCATACCCGAAGTTGAGCATTATGGTTGTGTGGTTGATCTTTTAGGTAGAGCAGGGCAGTTAGAGGAAGCATATGAATTGATAAAGAATTTACCTATCACAAGCGATTCAACAGCTTGGCGTGCTTTGCTAGCTGCTTGTAGAGTCTATGGGAATGTAGATTTGGGGGGACTCGTGAGAACAAAATTGGTAGAAATGGGTGAGAGAAATTTTGCTGATGCAGTTCTTTtggctggaacacatgctgttGCAGGGAATCCGCAAGGTCGACAATATTTATTAGATAATGAATTGtataaagagaaaaaggaagCTGGATATAGTGCCATTGAAATAGAATGGAGAACGGAAGCAACCTGTGGGCTTCGTATTTATTCACCTGTGTTGGAAAGATAA
- the LOC108842049 gene encoding pentatricopeptide repeat-containing protein At1g26900, mitochondrial isoform X2, protein MASAITFRIYALRRMSLYTTTATSTRIARVESPLFQKLIEDLRCCREVAQVSRIHGYMVKTGIDKDDFTVSKLIASSSLQDIRYASSIFENVSNTNLFMFNTMLRGYSISDDPERAFPVFNQLRAEFSTLDRFSFIPTLKSCARELCSRFGEGVHGIVLRSGFIPFTDLRNALLRFYCVSGRINDARKLFDEMLDTVDAISFTTLMNGYLQVSKPALALYLFTDMRRSDIIVNDSTLLSFLSATGMYGKIGDMSSARRIFDSAASKDVVIWNCMIDQYAKMGLLEECLWLLRQMKYEQVKPNSSTFVGLLSSCASYEASSVGQSVGDLVEEERVVLDAVLGTALVDMYAKLGMLDKAVEIFNRMKNKDVKSWTAMISGYGAHGLAREAINIFYKMEDESIKVKPNKITFLVVLNACSHGGLVMEGITCFKRMVEVYRFIPEVEHYGCVVDLLGRAGQLEEAYELIKNLPITSDSTAWRALLAACRVYGNVDLGGLVRTKLVEMGERNFADAVLLAGTHAVAGNPQGRQYLLDNELYKEKKEAGYSAIEIEWRTEATCGLRIYSPVLER, encoded by the exons ATGGCATCGGCGATAACGTTTCGCATATACGCGTTGCGTCGTATGAGTCTATacacaacaacagcaacatcaACAAGAATAGCACGCGTTGAATCTCCACTGTTCCAGAAACTTATCGAAGACCTAAGGTGTTGCAGAGAGGTCGCCCAAGTTTCTCGAATCCATGGCTACATGGTGAAAACAGGAATCGACAAGGACGATTTCACAGTGAGCAAGCTCATTGCTTCCTCCTCTCTTCAAGATATCCGATACGCCTCCTCGATCTTCGAGAATGTCTCCAACACCAATCTCTTCATGTTCAACACAATGCTCAGAGGTTATTCTATCAGCGACGACCCAGAGCGAGCCTTTCCTGTTTTTAACCAATTGAGAGCTGAATTTTCCACTTTGGATCGCTTCTCGTTCATCCCAACTTTGAAATCATGCGCTCGTGAATTGTGTAGTAGGTTCGGTGAGGGTGTGCATGGGATCGTATTGAGATCTGGGTTCATACCGTTTACCGATTTGAGAAACGCTCTTCTTCGTTTTTACTGTGTTTCTGGGAGGATCAATGATGCTCGGAAACTGTTCGACGAAATGCTGGACACGGTTGATGCTATTTCGTTTACTACTTTGATGAATGGGTATCTTCAAGTTTCTAAGCCCGCGTTGGCTTTGTATTTGTTCACGGATATGCGGAGAAGTGATATCATTGTTAATGATAGTACGCTGCTTAGCTTTCTTTCGGCTACCG GTATGTACGGCAAAATTGGGGATATGAGTTCAGCGCGCAGGATCTTTGATTCTGCTGCAAGCAAGGACGTTGTTATCTGGAATTGTATGATTGACCAGTATGCCAAAATGGGTCTACTTGAAGAGTGTTTATGGCTACTGAGGCAGATGAAGTATGAACAAGTGAAACCAAATTCATCTACGTTTGTTGGGCTGTTGTCTTCCTGTGCGAGCTACGAAGCATCATCAGTAGGACAGAGCGTTGGAGACTTGGTGGAAGAGGAAAGAGTAGTTTTGGATGCAGTACTCGGAACCGCACTCGTTGATATGTATGCAAAACTAGGGATGCTTGACAAAGCTGTTGAAATTTTTAATAGGATGAAGAACAAGGATGTCAAGTCTTGGACCGCAATGATCTCGGGTTACGGAGCGCATGGACTAGCAAGAGAAgcaataaatattttctataagaTGGAGGACGAGAGCATCAAAGTGAAGCCCAATAAGATTACTTTCTTGGTTGTGTTGAATGCTTGTAGCCATGGAGGTCTGGTGATGGAAGGAATCACATGCTTTAAGAGGATGGTTGAGGTATACCGCTTCATACCCGAAGTTGAGCATTATGGTTGTGTGGTTGATCTTTTAGGTAGAGCAGGGCAGTTAGAGGAAGCATATGAATTGATAAAGAATTTACCTATCACAAGCGATTCAACAGCTTGGCGTGCTTTGCTAGCTGCTTGTAGAGTCTATGGGAATGTAGATTTGGGGGGACTCGTGAGAACAAAATTGGTAGAAATGGGTGAGAGAAATTTTGCTGATGCAGTTCTTTtggctggaacacatgctgttGCAGGGAATCCGCAAGGTCGACAATATTTATTAGATAATGAATTGtataaagagaaaaaggaagCTGGATATAGTGCCATTGAAATAGAATGGAGAACGGAAGCAACCTGTGGGCTTCGTATTTATTCACCTGTGTTGGAAAGATAA